One stretch of Brevibacillus laterosporus DNA includes these proteins:
- a CDS encoding NAD-dependent malic enzyme gives MSNLREEALELHRVHQGKLEAVTKVPVRDAHDLSLAYSPGVAEPCKEIFNDPSKVYEYTMKGNLVAVVSDGTAVLGLGNIGPEAAMPVMEGKAVLFKTFAGVDAFPICLNTTDKEKIIETVKLLEPTFGGVNLEDIAAPACFEIEERLKKETNIPIFHDDQHGTAIVTAAGLINALKLVNKKIEDIRVVANGVGAAGIAIIKLLISMGVKEVIMCDTKGIVYEGREFGMNSVKEKIALLTNREKIQGELADAMVGADVFIGVSAAGAVTPEMVQSMNRDAIIFAMANPTPEIMPEEAKKAGAAVVGTGRSDFPNQVNNVLAFPGIFRGALDTRSTSINEEMKLAAVYAIADLIEDGQLNADFVIPAPFDPRVAPNVAAAVAKAAMDSGVARLIVDLEEIKTKTEKLSALSYQE, from the coding sequence GTGTCGAATTTAAGAGAAGAAGCTCTTGAACTTCACAGAGTACATCAAGGAAAGCTAGAAGCAGTTACGAAGGTGCCAGTGCGTGATGCACATGATTTAAGCCTAGCATACTCGCCTGGTGTAGCCGAACCTTGCAAAGAGATTTTTAACGACCCAAGCAAAGTTTATGAATATACCATGAAAGGCAATTTGGTTGCCGTAGTCAGTGATGGAACGGCAGTGCTAGGACTTGGCAATATTGGTCCAGAAGCAGCTATGCCTGTTATGGAAGGGAAAGCTGTTTTATTTAAAACGTTTGCTGGGGTAGACGCGTTTCCGATTTGCTTGAATACAACGGACAAAGAGAAGATTATTGAAACGGTAAAACTTCTAGAGCCGACTTTTGGAGGCGTTAATTTAGAAGATATCGCAGCACCTGCATGCTTTGAAATCGAGGAACGTCTGAAAAAAGAAACCAATATTCCAATTTTCCACGATGACCAGCATGGAACTGCAATCGTAACAGCAGCGGGCCTCATTAATGCTCTAAAATTAGTAAATAAAAAAATTGAAGATATCCGCGTAGTTGCCAATGGGGTAGGTGCCGCTGGTATCGCTATTATTAAGCTCTTAATTAGCATGGGTGTAAAAGAAGTAATTATGTGCGATACCAAAGGAATTGTGTATGAAGGTCGCGAATTTGGTATGAATTCAGTAAAAGAAAAAATTGCTTTGTTAACCAATCGTGAAAAAATACAGGGCGAATTAGCAGATGCTATGGTTGGTGCTGATGTATTTATTGGTGTTTCTGCGGCAGGAGCTGTTACACCTGAGATGGTTCAATCTATGAACCGTGATGCTATTATTTTTGCAATGGCCAACCCAACACCTGAGATCATGCCGGAAGAGGCTAAAAAAGCAGGAGCTGCTGTTGTAGGGACAGGCCGTTCGGACTTCCCAAATCAGGTTAACAACGTATTGGCGTTCCCAGGTATTTTCCGCGGTGCGTTAGATACACGTTCAACTAGTATCAATGAGGAAATGAAATTAGCCGCTGTCTATGCTATCGCTGATCTAATAGAAGATGGTCAGTTGAATGCTGATTTTGTTATCCCAGCTCCATTTGATCCACGTGTTGCTCCGAATGTAGCCGCTGCGGTTGCTAAAGCAGCGATGGATAGCGGTGTAGCCCGTCTTATCGTTGATCTTGAAGAAATAAAAACAAAAACAGAAAAACTTTCTGCTTTATCATATCAAGAATAG
- a CDS encoding FadR family transcriptional regulator — translation MTDSSTNRKVYEGILMQLNEIIAEENLRPGDKLPSERELSDRLSVGRSSVREALRALELLGLIETRRGEGTFLKNYRHNRLIDLLGSYILRDAKTKKDLVEMRKILELDAVRLACTRAGSKHFEEMERILDSAWEKLERGDIPWEEDYLFHRVICRSSRNSVLHRIWTPLVEYSGGIRKDSLAREGRSHIAHQEHVQVMEAIREGNELKAMEYMKVHLDNSML, via the coding sequence ATGACAGACTCCTCCACTAATCGAAAAGTGTATGAAGGAATTCTCATGCAACTGAACGAAATCATTGCAGAAGAGAATTTGCGTCCAGGGGATAAGCTCCCCTCAGAGCGAGAGCTTTCCGATCGATTAAGTGTTGGACGTTCCTCTGTACGTGAGGCGCTCCGAGCTTTAGAGCTGTTGGGTCTAATTGAGACGAGACGTGGTGAAGGCACTTTTTTGAAGAATTATCGGCATAACCGGTTGATCGATTTATTAGGGTCTTACATTCTACGGGATGCCAAAACAAAAAAAGATCTCGTTGAAATGCGCAAAATCCTAGAATTGGATGCTGTACGTCTCGCGTGCACCCGAGCAGGCAGTAAGCACTTTGAAGAAATGGAGCGCATTCTAGATTCTGCTTGGGAAAAGTTGGAGCGAGGAGACATTCCGTGGGAGGAAGATTACTTATTTCATCGGGTAATATGTAGGTCTAGTCGTAATTCCGTCTTACATCGGATATGGACTCCTCTCGTGGAATATAGTGGCGGAATTCGCAAAGACTCCTTGGCGCGTGAAGGAAGATCGCATATTGCCCATCAGGAACACGTACAAGTGATGGAAGCGATTCGCGAAGGTAACGAATTAAAGGCAATGGAATATATGAAGGTACATCTTGACAACAGCATGCTATAA
- a CDS encoding glutamate decarboxylase — protein MWTVIYIAPSAKIAERIQHRLTSEGFLVKVREAKVSKQYEILVPEGELSEVQEVLGTVLH, from the coding sequence ATGTGGACTGTCATCTACATCGCTCCTAGCGCCAAGATTGCCGAACGTATTCAACACCGTTTAACAAGTGAAGGATTTCTGGTGAAGGTTCGTGAGGCAAAGGTATCTAAACAATATGAGATACTGGTGCCAGAAGGCGAACTGTCCGAAGTGCAAGAGGTTCTCGGCACGGTTCTTCACTGA
- a CDS encoding acetyl-CoA carboxylase carboxyltransferase subunit beta yields the protein MLKDLFGKKRKFATVPNVSITQQVPTAEPKEVPEGLMHKCSHCGSIHYSKDLEKNLKVCKGCQHHFPLSSPERVQSLLDNGCFTEEFDAEFISDNPLNFPGYEDKLEQDRTKTNLNEAIITGEGLLQGMPVVLGVMDSRFRMGSMGAVVGEKITRAIERAIERKLPFILFSASGGARMQEGMISLMQMAKTSAALAQLANERLLFISVLTHPTTGGVSASFASLGDLNIAEPGAQIGFAGRRIIEQTIRQELPKDFQTAEFLLKHGQLDMVVHRKDMRETLGTLVAMHTSREGE from the coding sequence GTGCTCAAAGATCTTTTTGGGAAAAAGCGCAAGTTTGCGACTGTACCGAACGTGTCAATAACGCAACAAGTCCCGACTGCTGAACCTAAAGAGGTTCCAGAAGGCCTTATGCATAAATGCTCCCATTGTGGATCTATTCATTATTCCAAGGATTTGGAGAAGAATCTAAAGGTCTGTAAGGGGTGTCAACATCATTTTCCCCTGTCCTCTCCAGAGCGTGTTCAATCGTTATTGGATAATGGATGCTTTACAGAGGAATTTGATGCTGAGTTCATTTCTGATAACCCTCTCAATTTTCCAGGCTACGAAGATAAATTGGAACAAGATCGTACCAAAACAAACTTGAATGAAGCTATTATTACTGGAGAAGGCTTGCTTCAGGGTATGCCTGTTGTATTGGGCGTCATGGATTCCCGTTTTCGTATGGGAAGTATGGGTGCGGTTGTTGGTGAAAAGATTACCCGTGCGATCGAACGCGCTATTGAGCGCAAGCTCCCGTTTATCCTGTTCTCTGCTTCAGGTGGAGCACGTATGCAGGAAGGAATGATCAGTTTAATGCAGATGGCTAAAACAAGCGCTGCATTAGCTCAATTGGCAAATGAACGATTGTTATTCATCTCCGTGTTAACTCATCCGACTACCGGTGGTGTATCTGCTAGTTTTGCATCTCTTGGTGATCTTAATATTGCCGAGCCGGGTGCACAGATTGGTTTTGCTGGTCGCCGAATCATTGAACAAACGATTCGTCAGGAGCTTCCGAAGGATTTTCAGACTGCGGAGTTTCTATTAAAGCATGGGCAGCTTGATATGGTGGTGCATCGCAAAGATATGCGTGAGACCTTAGGTACGTTGGTCGCTATGCACACAAGTAGGGAGGGAGAATAA
- the accA gene encoding acetyl-CoA carboxylase carboxyl transferase subunit alpha, with protein MATDLSFEKPLVELHDKIKELRKFTEEKGIDFTDEVKRLESKAKDLAEQIYGNLTPWQRVQISRHPERPTTFDYIKHIFTDFMELHGDRSYGDDMAIVGGIARLEGRAVTVIGHQKGKDTKENISRNFGMAHPEGYRKALRLMKQAEKFGRPIITFINTQGAYPGKAAEERGQSEAIARNLLEMANFTVPIICVVIGEGGSGGALGISVGNHIYMLENSIYSVISPEGAAALLWKDSSLAMRAAETMKISAPDLLELGIIDQIIPEPFGGAHRDLIQQAGFVKQSLLNGLTELEKLSPKELVQHRYNKFKQIGTFTSLS; from the coding sequence ATGGCGACAGATCTCTCATTTGAAAAACCATTAGTAGAGCTGCACGATAAAATTAAAGAACTACGTAAGTTTACGGAAGAAAAAGGGATTGATTTTACGGATGAGGTAAAACGTCTGGAATCAAAAGCGAAAGATCTGGCTGAGCAAATCTACGGTAACTTGACCCCGTGGCAACGCGTACAGATTTCTCGTCATCCAGAGCGTCCCACTACGTTTGATTATATCAAGCATATTTTTACTGATTTTATGGAGTTACATGGGGATCGTTCCTATGGAGATGATATGGCGATTGTTGGTGGTATTGCACGCCTAGAAGGCCGAGCTGTCACTGTTATCGGGCATCAAAAAGGAAAAGATACCAAAGAAAATATTAGTCGTAATTTTGGTATGGCTCATCCAGAGGGCTATCGTAAAGCGTTGCGATTGATGAAGCAGGCTGAGAAATTTGGTCGTCCGATCATTACGTTTATTAATACGCAAGGGGCTTATCCAGGTAAAGCAGCAGAGGAGCGCGGACAGAGTGAAGCGATTGCTCGAAATCTGCTTGAAATGGCTAACTTTACGGTACCTATTATTTGTGTGGTAATCGGAGAAGGCGGTAGTGGGGGTGCCTTGGGCATTAGTGTCGGGAACCATATCTATATGCTAGAGAACTCCATTTATTCGGTTATCTCTCCAGAGGGAGCGGCAGCGCTTTTGTGGAAAGACTCTAGTCTTGCTATGCGAGCAGCCGAAACCATGAAAATTTCTGCTCCAGATTTATTAGAATTAGGTATTATTGATCAAATTATTCCAGAACCATTTGGTGGGGCACATCGCGATTTAATCCAACAGGCAGGCTTTGTTAAACAGTCATTGCTTAACGGTTTGACTGAACTAGAGAAACTGTCCCCTAAGGAATTAGTACAGCATCGTTATAACAAATTTAAACAAATTGGCACATTTACTTCCCTTTCGTAA
- the pfkA gene encoding 6-phosphofructokinase, with product MKKIAVLTSGGDAPGMNAAVRAAVRRAIYKGVQIFGVYNGYNGLISGNIQELTLGSVGDIIHRGGTMLFTARSDEFRTEEGRAKAVEQLKKHGIEGLIVVGGDGSFRGAQKLTQLGFPTIGVPGTIDNDIPCTDFTIGFDTALNTVVECIDKIRDTATSHERTYIVEVMGRDAGDLALWAGLAAGAESIIIPEANTDMKDILERLRSGHRRGKKHSIIIVAEGVGQASQFADVITTETGWETRVTVLGHIQRGGSPTAFDRMLASRLGAAAVDLLLEGKADRMVGIKNNNIVDVDIDEALDQKHQLDLSIYQLARSLSI from the coding sequence ATGAAAAAAATTGCTGTTTTAACTAGTGGTGGCGATGCTCCAGGTATGAATGCGGCTGTCCGTGCTGCGGTACGTCGAGCAATTTACAAAGGCGTTCAGATTTTTGGAGTTTACAATGGATATAATGGTCTTATTAGCGGTAACATCCAAGAATTAACGCTTGGTTCTGTAGGTGATATTATTCATCGTGGTGGTACGATGCTCTTCACAGCTCGTAGTGACGAGTTCAGAACAGAAGAAGGACGCGCGAAAGCCGTTGAGCAATTAAAGAAACATGGAATCGAAGGACTAATTGTTGTGGGGGGAGACGGTTCTTTCCGTGGTGCACAAAAACTAACACAACTTGGATTTCCAACAATTGGGGTTCCAGGTACCATTGATAACGATATTCCGTGCACAGACTTTACAATTGGCTTTGACACAGCATTAAACACTGTAGTAGAATGCATTGACAAAATCCGTGATACGGCTACTTCTCATGAGCGTACCTACATTGTTGAGGTAATGGGACGTGATGCAGGTGACTTAGCTTTGTGGGCTGGTCTGGCTGCTGGAGCAGAATCCATCATCATCCCAGAGGCAAATACTGATATGAAAGATATTCTGGAGCGTTTACGTTCTGGTCATCGCCGTGGGAAAAAGCATTCCATCATCATTGTTGCAGAAGGAGTAGGTCAAGCTTCTCAATTCGCCGATGTCATTACGACAGAAACAGGTTGGGAAACTCGTGTAACTGTATTGGGACACATTCAACGTGGTGGCTCTCCGACTGCTTTCGACCGTATGCTAGCAAGCCGTTTAGGCGCAGCTGCTGTAGATTTGCTGCTTGAGGGTAAAGCAGATCGTATGGTTGGAATTAAGAACAATAATATTGTTGACGTTGACATTGATGAAGCGCTTGATCAAAAACATCAACTAGACTTGTCAATTTACCAGTTAGCTCGCTCTTTATCCATTTAA
- the pyk gene encoding pyruvate kinase: MLRKAKIVCTIGPASESVETLKKLINAGMNVARLNFSHGDFEEHGARIKNIRQAVKETGKLVAILLDTKGPEIRTGSMSVDSVELVEGNTFTLTTTEMAGTAERVSITYPELANDVKIGSQILIDDGLIGLEVTKIEGTEIICEIKNGGTLKSKKGVNVPGVSINLPGITEKDAADIKFGIEQGVDFIAASFVRKGSDVLEIREILEKHGAKIDIISKIENQEGVDNIDEILAVSDGLMVARGDLGVEIPVEEVPVCQKMMIQKCNLLGKPVITATQMLDSMQRNPRPTRAEASDVANAIYDGTDAIMLSGETAAGKYPVESVQTMNSIALRAEQSLNYREVMKAHASCNRVTVTDAISQAVVKSALDLNAAAVISSTESGHTARLVSKYRPKAPIIAVTPHQGVARRLSLMYGVYPVVTKQAETTDEMFDIAVREALTTGMVKHGDLVVITAGVPVRETGTTNLMKIHVIGDVLAKGQGIGQKVVTGNVVVARTAKEAMDKVQEGSILVCLGTDSDMIPAFERAAAVITEEGGLTSHAAIVGLNLNTPVIIGVNNATAILKDGMEVTVDSERGKIFTGMASVL, encoded by the coding sequence TTGTTACGCAAGGCTAAAATCGTATGTACTATTGGACCAGCATCTGAATCGGTGGAAACACTAAAGAAATTAATCAACGCGGGTATGAACGTAGCCCGTTTAAACTTTTCTCACGGTGATTTTGAAGAGCATGGCGCTCGTATCAAAAATATTCGTCAAGCAGTAAAAGAAACAGGAAAATTGGTAGCTATCCTTTTGGATACCAAAGGACCTGAAATTCGTACAGGTAGCATGTCCGTAGACTCTGTTGAGCTAGTGGAAGGCAATACTTTCACCCTAACAACAACAGAGATGGCTGGTACAGCAGAGCGTGTATCTATCACATATCCCGAGCTTGCAAATGATGTAAAAATAGGCAGCCAAATCCTAATCGATGATGGCTTGATCGGTTTGGAAGTTACAAAAATTGAAGGTACTGAAATCATTTGTGAAATCAAAAACGGTGGTACGCTAAAAAGTAAAAAAGGTGTTAACGTTCCTGGCGTTTCCATCAACCTGCCGGGTATCACAGAGAAAGACGCAGCGGATATCAAATTTGGTATCGAGCAAGGCGTTGACTTTATCGCAGCTTCCTTTGTACGTAAGGGTTCTGACGTATTGGAAATCCGTGAAATCCTAGAAAAACATGGAGCAAAAATCGACATCATCTCCAAGATTGAAAACCAAGAAGGCGTTGACAACATCGATGAAATTTTGGCAGTATCTGATGGTTTAATGGTAGCTCGTGGAGACCTTGGTGTTGAAATTCCAGTTGAAGAAGTACCAGTTTGCCAAAAAATGATGATCCAAAAATGTAACTTGCTTGGTAAACCAGTTATCACAGCAACACAAATGTTGGATTCTATGCAACGTAACCCTCGTCCAACACGTGCAGAAGCAAGTGACGTGGCGAATGCAATTTATGATGGCACGGATGCTATTATGTTGTCTGGTGAAACAGCAGCAGGTAAATATCCAGTAGAATCTGTTCAAACAATGAACAGCATCGCTCTACGTGCAGAACAAAGCTTGAACTATCGTGAAGTAATGAAGGCTCACGCATCTTGCAACCGGGTTACTGTAACAGACGCGATCTCTCAAGCGGTAGTAAAATCTGCACTTGATCTAAATGCAGCAGCTGTTATCTCTTCTACAGAAAGCGGACACACAGCACGTCTAGTTTCTAAATACCGTCCAAAAGCGCCAATTATCGCAGTAACTCCACATCAAGGTGTTGCTCGTCGTCTCTCCTTAATGTACGGTGTGTATCCAGTTGTAACAAAACAAGCGGAAACAACAGATGAAATGTTCGATATCGCTGTACGTGAAGCTTTGACAACAGGTATGGTAAAACATGGTGATCTAGTTGTAATCACAGCAGGTGTTCCTGTTCGCGAAACAGGTACAACGAACCTAATGAAAATCCATGTGATCGGCGACGTACTTGCAAAAGGCCAAGGCATTGGACAAAAAGTAGTAACAGGTAATGTTGTAGTTGCCCGTACAGCAAAAGAAGCAATGGATAAAGTACAAGAAGGCTCCATCTTGGTTTGCCTAGGTACAGATTCTGATATGATTCCTGCGTTTGAACGCGCAGCAGCGGTTATCACAGAAGAAGGCGGACTTACTTCTCATGCAGCTATTGTGGGTTTGAACTTAAATACACCAGTTATTATCGGTGTAAACAATGCTACTGCTATCTTAAAAGATGGTATGGAAGTAACTGTTGATTCAGAGCGTGGAAAAATCTTCACAGGTATGGCTTCTGTTCTGTAA
- a CDS encoding acyl-CoA thioesterase produces MNPAFYHTYHLRVRYSETDQMQIVYHTNYLTWFELGRTEYIREIAGMSYKGVEERGVLLPVTGATLSFHSPARYDDEIEVRTFIEHLTPIRMNFGYEIYRISDCKLLVSGKTEHVFTTPQIKPVRLSKVIPELYACLQIEYEKCLK; encoded by the coding sequence ATGAATCCAGCTTTTTATCATACCTATCATCTTCGGGTTCGCTACAGCGAGACAGATCAAATGCAAATTGTGTATCATACAAACTATTTGACGTGGTTTGAACTTGGACGAACTGAATATATTAGAGAAATAGCAGGAATGTCATACAAAGGGGTAGAGGAAAGAGGAGTCCTGCTACCTGTGACAGGTGCTACGCTTTCGTTTCATTCACCAGCACGATATGACGACGAAATTGAGGTTCGTACGTTTATTGAGCATCTTACCCCTATCCGTATGAATTTTGGTTATGAGATTTATCGGATAAGCGACTGTAAATTATTGGTGTCGGGAAAAACGGAGCATGTTTTTACTACCCCACAAATAAAACCAGTTCGTCTTTCAAAAGTGATTCCAGAACTGTA